TACATTCTGAACCACTGAAGtcatatgttttaaaacTTCTCACCGCTTCCAGCTCTGTTCCATTTCCTAGTGTAAGTTTTTGAAGAATAGTTTCTAAATTATTGTTTGAACTAGTTTCCTTAATAGCAGAAACTCTAAAATCATCATATATaccttttaatttattcaatAAATGAAGATATGATTTGCATTCATAAATGTTCATATAAAGGATTCTATATTGATTAAGGCAATTTTTAGAATATTTAGAAAGTTGACTACTTTTGGCAcctttatcattatattctttaattgttatacatatattattaagtaatttataaaattcgCTCATATACTTAAGATAAGCTTCTTTCAAATCCTTTATCATATCCAAAAGATACCAATAACCAAATATTCCTTTATGTTTCTCTAAATACTCTTCATAAGCCTGCTTTAAAGTAAATGTATCCATATAgccttttttaatatgtttgCCTTTGCCTTCTTTGtgcatattaaataatttatcacTTATCCACatcaataaatattcatcataatcattatactcatttttttctattgaCCTTTTGAAAtccataattatatatgcgaTCAAGGCATTAATACGTtcttcatttgttttacaACCACCATCATCACGACAATAACTTTTGATGGTTTTGTGTTCGTTAAATTTCGTCGTATCGACATCTTTACCATTAAAATAACTATCAGCTTCACGAAATAACTTACActaagaaatatttataaaaatatacattaattcaaaatgtattcaaataaatttaatattatttgaatataatttaaacataataaaattaaggatatatatgttttattttaaaataaaactatttACCATTTTTTCGGTGTCCATTGTAATGGATTTTCTTTAAACTATAGATTGacatatattgtttttacataaaacttatataatataccaAACTAATTTATACGGTGACATATCTTTCTATATGAAATTTCCAGTAGTTAAGCGCACTATTAGCATTTTTctcaataataatattaattttaaattaatatacaacaatataataaaacaaaacatatattcaCTTTTACTACAATTTAGATAAGTATCCTTATTTTGTGATTCGTTcgaaacatttttatcatatgcGAAATATCGCTAttcttaataatatttggaATAGCTTCattgtataattttgtttgaCATTTCAATatctttaaataaaacacattccctaattattatacgctataatatgtaataacTTTGCTTATGTGCTAacatttctttatatataaatataataatgaatagtTTCAAGTGCACATATTATctaatttgtaaaataaaaaaagtgtaacacacaaattaaattaattgaGCTACTACAATTAAAATGAATcatgaatataaattagtTTTAGGACCATAgttagtatatataaaatccatattattctttttatccttattatttatttagcatataaataatgttttcccttttataattaaaaaaataaattaataaatggaCGGAATCGATTGAATAGCattctatatattaattaatttcattttcttatcaactaaatttacaaacgtttttatgttttttccTTACTTCCATTTTTCCCACAATTTctcataataaatattaaattatttaaatcgacgttatattataaaatcaaaTCGATACTTTGGATTCATTTCGACATTTGATCGATTCTCCCAATACAATTACCCAAAAttaacaataaatataaaaaatacatagtTCAACACATTTACCATTaagttatattaatatgaaatgcaattattataatttgtcctatatatatttaaaacaattctttaaactaataaatattatcaaattattaaaaattatacaaataaaatgtaaagTGATACTTAACCCTAACCCATATATGGGTTCTACAAACACAACCTTAACCCTGACCCacaacataaaaattatacaaaaatatacacaaattatgcaaaaatacaataattatacatatataactttatattttattgattatattatttaaatattcttataGACCCCAAAATTATGACCAAAAATTACTTATTTCCAAATAAACAGCTTCTTAACatatatcatcattattgCTGTTTCTGGGGTAATCAATACTCTTCGAGtcatatattaatgattcatttttttctttatttttttatattttctcttAAATATCGTTTTTGAGAGCGTTTACCAAatccaaataatgaatactaatataaaaatgggaaaattattatatattttttcatataagggatcacaaaaatataatttaaatattatagttTTTAATTACTTATTATTTACCTTATAAGAAACTCCCAAGAAAAGTGATATTACAGAAAATGTCGATAAAACTGGAATTACTGTGTTTAATATCGATGAACTTGATGTTGTAGCTTCAGAATTTTCTACAGAAATTTTTTGGGGGGTTAATTCTGGAAGAGTTTGAAAATTGCAAgatttatctttattatgatatatttttataaaatttttataatcatcTGATAATGTAGATAATATTTGAGTATATAGActcttttctttattattagtatCTTTAATGAGGTCTTCGAATATATCAGCAAAATTTTTAGCTAAATTCAAATTTTGTTGGCAATTCAAACTTTTATCATGAAATAcattatacaaataaaataatatactaaATAGACTACTAAATTTAgatatttctttaatatCCATcaaatctttttttttatctataaTATCCTTATAAGTCGTAGTATCatcatcttttattttcttattataatactcatttttttctatatgattagtataaaaatcatttaaattgGTGCCACTACATTTTGAATGTCGATTTAGTTTATAACTTAACCATAAAATAACGTATTCGGCAAGTTTATCATCTTCTAATTTATAGTTGTCCTTTAACGTTTTtagcaaataaataaaaccaCAACTAAccaattgaaaataatcattACAATCATAAGTTACCGAGTTATTCTTGTAATTACAATATTGGATGATTGATTTGTGTTGTGTATCAACTCTAACTTGACCATCATCCGtcacataaaaatagtcATCGATCGTAGCAAATTTTCTATactacaaatatattttatgaattaaacaaaaaaacgtattaatataaatgctaatcaaatgaaaatcaatataatttatggaCGATACAACATATAAAACACATGAGAagagaatattttattcaaaaaattgtataccACATCCTTAAGATTATCACTTGTGTTTGTCATAATTTGGAGATTATGAgggataataatatttatatatattatgtaaatatttgttgTATCTATTTAAGCTCTTTACATAGTAATTATATTTCGTTAAACATgttatacttatttatgGCAATTATCTAAATAACCTTAAATGGATAGTTGCTTAATATACTTTTaccatatgtatatatgatacatttatacaaaaaatgctattattactataatccttaaaaatacataaatagcTATTTAATACGATATATTACATGCTTATATAGTTTCTTATAATATagatttttctaaaattataatatttttaaattaagttacatgtttcattttctattcaaattacataaatctatattatttttgtttagtATAGATAAATTCATGGCCGATTTTAATGTGTTCaataacattatttttatttctatatacttcaatttagaaatataacatattgGGTtactttataatatattttgagcATCTTTCTACGCtttaaaataacaattaGCACTGAAACCATATTTATTGAGCCATTTTAAGCTTAAATAAGTTTTTGAATTCAAACcagttttaaaatatatttagtaaatattaaacataTAACACAAATAAGCATTGAtgcaaattttaaaatataatagaaaGTTATGTGCAATTAGGTTGTTATATTGCACTTTAAGAGGGAAagatatgatatatttgctcttataatatatatatttatataaatattcgaTAAATGTTCTCAGGgttcatttttatcttatATATTCTATTGTTATAGTTATCAATGTATATGATTCAagtaatttattaaaaaccctaagataaaataatgctattttaaatttaaaaaattatgattcACTAAGTactgataatataatacgTGACAATatggaataataaaagacatttaatataattgaaTCCTTAACTCTTTCTCCATCGatccattttttgtaatataaaCCCGTATATCCCAAAAATTATCGTTAACAATATATGTAACGTTGATAACTTTATAATGCACTCTTATATGTTATTGATTTATCATTCATtcaataaaacaaatatttatgtatctATGTTAGAAAgtatcatatataattttttactgaatttttatagaaACATTTGTATgtagcatatatatatatatatatatatatatatatatatatatatatatatatatatatatttagtgGGGCATTGTTTATaatgtttaaaaatattattattaattttttcaacaataagtaattttataaaaatatattttttattcattcaTTAGTTTAATAACgtttttattcttataattatataaataaatatataattgaaaattAAGTGAACCATTCTAACAACATCAtctttatgtatatattataataatatataatttcgtattataaatatattttttaattatacttATGAGTTCATTTAtctataataatagtaataaacgaatttacttatttattattgttttatatttatatgtacttttaaatatagaacCATAAACATATGGACTTTTggtattttacaaaaaataaaagttaattaaatttataattctaTGAAATCGCggtttcttttataaacaaaaaaaattaacaaaaaaaatcacaaaaaaatctacaaaaaaaattaacaaaaaaatcacaaaaaaatcaacaaaaaaatcacaaaaaaaatcaacaaaaaaatcaccaaaaaaatcacaaaaaaatcaacaaaaaaaataaattaataaatggtaAGGATCTCTTGCATaagtttgtatatatttaataatggaATTTTTCCCCATAAACGGAATTTATAAGTTTTAAtgtgtgtttttttttgactatatggttttataattatttgtatctTCTTTCTTCTATCGCTTAAGTTTATAACTGTTCATGTCGTTTTATTTACACCAAACAAATCTGTaacttttttcattttttttctttttaatttctttcTCCGGTCAAATACCAAATACtaacataaaattatgaaaaatatatagtgtTTTATgaggaaatattttaaaaatagtacacatcataattttcttttatttaccTTGTACATAATAGCTAAAGTAATggatattataataactataattggaattacaatttttttgtattctttgaatataaatatatcaccTATTCCTATTGTTCCATTTCCTTTTACATCACTTCCAGGATTTTCTGATTTAATCACATGATCTTCAACCGGTTTTTCATGTTCTCCTTGATTAGTTTGATCCGAACTTTCTTTTCCAGATGGTTCCTGAGGCAATTGTGGTGTATCTGATAAAGTTTGATGTGAATCTTTTGGGGATGGTAATTGGTCATCCTTTTCTCCGCCTGATCCAGATTTACTATCACCTGAACCACCAGAGGGATTTACTTGTTTAGAATCggtaattatattattaataatttcttttaaaaaactactatatttattgtagTTATCTTCTAAATTAGTCAAAGATGTACTATGTAATTTCTTAATAGTATCTATGCACTCTGTAATTCTTTTCTTAATCGTTCCAAACGAAGTAATTGCATCATTTAATATCCCCGTGCCTTGAAATAAGACACTTAAAATTAAAGGTCCAGTATTAAAAGGATCCCCTAGCGTACTTTGAGTTTCTTTTTCTATTGAAACACTATCTGAGCCATCTTGTCCACCATCTGTATTTAATCCCCTCTTATCTATATCTTCTGTCCCACCACTTGAATCATCTGATCCACCTTCTAAGCTTTCTTTTCCAATATTTGGATCAGCCGATTCACCATTTCCTCCATCACCTATACTTACTTGACTGCATTTCTCACCACTTGGAGCTTCGGATTCTTTGCCTTCaccatttatatttcctttttcaaCCCCGGTACACATTATCTCACTTTTAGAGCCCTCTTGGTCTATGTCTGAATCATTTGGTTCACTTTGAGAAATTTTTTCTGATTTATGAGATTCTTCAGGTGACCTTTTCTCTTGACTATCTTTTAGTTGGTTTAAATGCTGTGGCGGTGGTACTTCTTTTGAAGAAGATGATAATCCTGGTGGGTTCGTTGGTTTTTGTGTTGTAGTTTTTTTATGGAGGgaattacatatttttttattgaatttatatgatataaaacTTCTCACCGCGTTCATCTCTTCTCCATCTGGTTTTGTAAGTTTTTGAAGATTAGTTGCTAAATTATtgtttgaattatttttattaatagcAGAATTTCTAAAATCATCATATATaccttttaatttattcaatAAATGAAGATATGATTTGCATTcataaatgtttatataaaggGTTCTATATTGATTAAGGCAATTTTCAGAATATTTAGAAAGTTTCGTACTTTCGGAACCGTTATCATTATAATCtgtaattattttacatatattattaagtaatttataaaattcgGCCATATACTTAAGATTAGCTTCTTTCAAACCCATTATCATATCCAAAAGATCCCAATAACCCAATCCTACTTTATAattctttaaataattatcataAGCCTGATTTAAAGTAGTACCATCCATATATTCTGCTGTATCCTTTTGGCCTATGCTTTTGAGGTGCatcttatataatttatcacTTAGCCACATCAATAAGCATTCATCATAATGACTATactcatttgtttttattgatCGTTTGaatatcataattatatatgcggCCAAAGCATTAATACTAtcttcatttgttttacaATCACTATTATGGCAATATGATTTGATgcttttgtttttgttaatttccTTTATATCGACCTTATTACCagcaaaatatttatcagCTTTAATAAGAAATTCACActaagaaatatttataaaaatataaattaattcaaaatatattcaaataaattttatattttttaaatataaattaagcataataaaattaaggatagaaatcatttattttaaaataacgTTATTTACCATTTTTTTGGAGTCCATTgtaatgaattttttttaatctttATATTGGCAtcatattgtttttatataaatatatacactgGAACAAAATAGGTTAAGCAATGGatcgatttttttgtataaaaatgtcAAACTTAAACGAATTATTAGTATTATcttcaataataatattaattttaaatcaGCATAcaacaatataataaaataaaacatatattcaCTTTTATtagaatttatataattatcgTTATTTTGTGATTTTTTCGAagcatttttatcatattcgGAATAGCTtcattgtattattttgtgaatttttcaataagcttaaacaaaacaaattttcTAATTATTATACGTTCTTACATTAGAGAACTATGGATTTTCTTGAATTATAGTAAAATTTTCaccaattttatattattataaatatataaagaattaaaaatgtgatattctataattgttaaaaatgtatttgtatctcattatttgaattCCATATGttgatataaattattattcacagtgaaatattacatttttttatataatttctaataaatacaaaacaCATTTTgtgtttaaatttaatattttccttttatatatatgaattaaatataatatgcttatttatcttaattaataattcactttataatatgtaataacTTTGCTTATGTACTAacatttctttatatgtaaatataataatgaatagtTTTTAGTGCACatcttattttatttttaaaattaaaaaaaacataatatacaaatatattgatCGAGGTATTACAATTAAAATGAATCATGATATAAATTCGTTTTAGAATCATAGTTAGTATTTATAAAGCGtatattattcttttcattcctataattcatttatcATGTAAATCattaagaaatatattttaaacaataaaaaaaataaatataatttaaatgtattattttttattttaaaattgtatcaTACTTTGATTGGaataatgaattaattGGGGATCCAATATAACACGGATTACCATTTTAAGGGCACACTTACACTTATAAcctaaacatatattatgtattgtatattttataataaaatatttgcatttttaatGGAAACTTtagaattattaataaaattaatgttATATTGCTCGGTTGTGTTGATTCTAATATTATcgcattaaaaaaatactaactaaaaattataatatttatctgACGCtatgcataaaattttaatctTATCATGAAtttaagaatatatttaatgaattTATACCCATATAGCGTATCAAAttaacataatatatattttcgtATTTAGTAACATACTAATTCATTATTGTTAGTGATATACCAGTGTATGCTGCAATGAGATAATTAATGACTCAGGAGGAATGCTTTAAACCAATTACTAATTTTCCTTGTttcattgttttaaaatataaaattttagaacgtatatattatttcataacactatattttaattacatatttgatagtttgtatattagttcaaagaaaatatattactatgTGTCTTTTCGATAAAactaatatttaattatatgaagttttcacaataaaacaatatttaagTATTAATTATTAGGTAGtactttattatattatatggatAGGCATATAATAACGATATtctatgtattatattatttattattattagaaaaattattggaACAGAATAcgatatgaataaatacaaacatATAATGAAAGCATAAACAAATCTCTGTCGTTATTTCCATTAAAtggtttttaatttattatattttatttaccacttttttgcaaatttttttttcatatattggcatgcaataattttatatataaatatatctcAGAATATACAACAtcatgtttattatttctggTAAATAgtacaaaatattaatattgaCACATTTAATccaataaaataatcaaattaCAATAGTAAATcggaaaataatacatatagaACCAATATATTGAAAGACATgccaatttattattatatgaaaccAAAAAATGAAGTACGCTTAATAAGAAACGCTTTATTTTGTCGTATTCATTTAGCAGGTGGAAAGACACCTTTTGTATTGAAACAATACAATATTTTgacttttataaataataattaaagacaaagaaatattataattaagtTATAATAGATAATTCCAtcatatagaaaaattgtttcatgttttattataaaataagaaaCAAACTCTTGATCtgtatcatatatatgcaatacttgtttatattaatagacaaatttactatttataattctttaattttatacattttttaattcgatttaaaatataagttaattaaatttatcattCTATGAAATCGCgctttcttttataaacaaaaaaaatcaacaaaaaaattaaattaataaatggtaCAGGATCAGCCTGCATAAGttggtatatatttaatgatgGAGATTTTTTCCTATTAACGGAAtttattgattttttagtctgttttttttgactagatgattttataattatttgtatttgtttttttccatcACTTGAGTTTATAACTGTCTTTATCGTTTTATTTACACCAGCCACATTTATAACCTTtgtcattttcttttttctcttCATTTCCTTTCTCCATCCAGATGACAAATACtaacataaaattatgaaaaatatataatgttttatcaggaaatattttaaaaattgtatactTCATAttgtctttttatttaccttGTACAGAATAGCTAAAGTAATGGGTATTAGAATAACTATAATTGAaattccaatttttttgtatttttttaatacatatCCACCATCTATTCCTGTTATTCTATTTCCTTTTAATTCGGTTCCTGGATTTTCTTGTTTAGTTGCTAGAGCTGGCACTGGTTTTTGAGGCCCTTTTTGATCGGTTTGATCAGAATTTTGGTTTCCAGATGTTCCCTGAGGCGATTGCGGCGTTGTAGTTTGTTCCATAGAACTTGGTAATAGTGAATTTTGTTGATCTTGTGAACCTTGCGAATCTTGTTTATTTGAATCTTGTTGAGATGAATCTTTTTGTGGTTGTGATGGATCATTATGTGTGGGTGGATCACCCCCTGTCCTGTTTAATCCATTTTGGCTTCCTTTATCGCCATTTGATCCTTCTTGACTTCCTTGTTCGCTACCTGATCCACCTCCTGATCCACTTCCTGACCCACCTCCTTGACCACCATCACTACCTCCTTGTCCACCATCATTACCTCCTTGACCACCTGATCCACCATCTCCACTTGGTGATccattatatgtatttctTTTCCCATCATTTGAATCTCCCACTCTATTACCTGTACCTCCTCCTATACTACCTGCACCTCCTCCTTCACTGCCTGTACCTCCTCCTTCACTACCTGAACCCCCTGGTTCACTACCTGCACCTCCTCCTTCACTATATGTACCTCCTCCTTCACTATCTGTACCTCCTCCTTTACTACCTGAACCCACTGGTTCACTATCTTTGACACCTTGCCCATTAACTGAACCTCCTGATCCTTCTTGGCTTCCTTGTTCGCTACCTGATCCACTTCCTGGCCCACTTCCTGATCCACCTCCTGATCCACCTCCTAATCCACCTCCTGATCCGCCTCCTAATCcttctttatcattttgCCCACCACCTGTATTTGATGGCCCCTTATCTGCATCTCCTGTCCCACCTTTTGAATCTTCTGATCCACCAACCGATCCATCATCGGAACCTCCTTTATCGGTAATTGGCGTTTGGCCATGAGTCTTTAAATCACCTTGGGGACGATCTTGATTTTCTGTGTCACCATCTGGATCTTTTTGCTCACCTGATTGCCCTGTTTGTGATATATCTGGGGTATTTTTATCACCTCCTAATTTCGGTTCTTGTGATGGGGTATAATTTGGTAATTGAGGTTGAGATGATTCTTTTCCAGGTATTGGTGGTGTTTTCTCTTTATCATCTTTTGTCTGTTCTGGACATTTTGGTGGAGATGGTGAATCTTGTTTTTCCACCTGCGGTGTCGCTGGCAATGGTGTTGGTGTTTGTTGTGGCTCTGGGGATGATGTTGATACTTTTTGTGGATCTGATGATGATGGTTGTGTTTCTTTCTGGCTATCTGGTGTTTTTTCTTGCGGATTTGATCCTAGAGAGCCACTTCGTTGATTTTGTTTCAGTGAATTGTCTTGTGTAGTACTTTGATCGATTTGCTGGCTCTTTAAATTTCCTGGTCCGTTATCTGTATCACCTGACCCATCATTTGAACCTCCTACTTTACTGCCTGTACCCCCTGATCCACTACTTGAACCCCCTGGTTGACTATCTTTGGCACCTTTACCATCCAAACCTCCTGATCCTCCTTTGTCACTACCTGGCCCTCCTTTGTCACTGCCTGGTCCACCTTCTGAGCCACCTTTTTCAGTATCTGTACCAGGCGATTCACCATTTGGTCCGCTACCTGTATCTCCTCCTTGATGGCTTGAATCTCCTTGATTACCTGTGCCACGACCTGATCCACCACTTCTACCTTGTTGACTGGTATCTGCACCACCTTGGCTATCGATAACTATTTGACCATCTTGTACACTGCTTGTATCTCTTGTTCCACCACCTGAACTTCCTTGCTCAATTTGTTCACTACCCGGTCCACCATCTTTTCCACTGCCTGGACTTCCTTGATCACCACCTGGTACACTATCTGGATCTCCTGTTCCAAGATCGGCACCTCCTTCATTGGAATCTCCATTTCCTGTTTCGCTACTTTGGATTCCTGATTTAGGATGTGTAATTTGGTTTGCTGTTCCACCATCTGTAcctttttttccattttctcCAATATTTGGATTATCTTTAGTGCTTCCTGCTCCATCATCTGTACCTTTTGGTCTATCGcttccatttttttgctCGATTTGTGTAGTCACCCCAACACTTCCCTTATGTTCAGAGCCCGCTTCTTGATTTGATGCTTGGGGTCCTGGTGGGGAAGTACCTCCATGCTCTGTTCTCTTTGATGCACCCTCTTTTGATTTCCCTCCTGAAATTCCGGGTTCATTAGCCCCACCATCCTTATTTCCGCCTTCAACGCCGGAACTTATTGGATCATTTAGCCCACTACTCGGGCCTCTGTTTTCACTACCTGGACTTCCTGTGTCACCACTTGCACCCCCTGTATTTCCTTCACTATTGCCTGAAGCCtttatttcaattttagAACCGTCTTGCACATTTGATGAACTTGATTCTCCTGTTTTAGTTTTTGGTGATGCATTATTCGTTTGTGAAGATGATGGTGTTTTGCGTTGTGGCGGTGGTTCTTCTTTTGGAGAAGGTTGTAATGATGATTTGTCCGCTTTTTTGGgctttgtatttttttttgggggGAATTTGCATTGTGAACCACTGAagttatatgttttaaaacCTCTCACCGCTTCCATCTCTTTTCCATCTTTTGGTGTAAGTTTTTTAAGCTTAGTTGCTAATTCTGAGTTTggattatttttcttaataaCTGAACTAAAATCATCATATATaccttttaatttattcaatAAATCAAGATATGGTTTGCATTTAGAAATGTTCAAATAAAGGGTTTTATATTGAAAACTGCAATCGGAAGGATATTTATA
This sequence is a window from Plasmodium chabaudi chabaudi strain AS genome assembly, chromosome: 7. Protein-coding genes within it:
- a CDS encoding CIR protein; this encodes MDSKKMCEFLIKADKYFAGNKVDIKEINKNKSIKSYCHNSDCKTNEDSINALAAYIIMIFKRSIKTNEYSHYDECLLMWLSDKLYKMHLKSIGQKDTAEYMDGTTLNQAYDNYLKNYKVGLGYWDLLDMIMGLKEANLKYMAEFYKLLNNICKIITDYNDNGSESTKLSKYSENCLNQYRTLYINIYECKSYLHLLNKLKGIYDDFRNSAINKNNSNNNLATNLQKLTKPDGEEMNAVRSFISYKFNKKICNSLHKKTTTQKPTNPPGLSSSSKEVPPPQHLNQLKDSQEKRSPEESHKSEKISQSEPNDSDIDQEGSKSEIMCTGVEKGNINGEGKESEAPSGEKCSQVSIGDGGNGESADPNIGKESLEGGSDDSSGGTEDIDKRGLNTDGGQDGSDSVSIEKETQSTLGDPFNTGPLILSVLFQGTGILNDAITSFGTIKKRITECIDTIKKLHSTSLTNLEDNYNKYSSFLKEIINNIITDSKQVNPSGGSGDSKSGSGGEKDDQLPSPKDSHQTLSDTPQLPQEPSGKESSDQTNQGEHEKPVEDHVIKSENPGSDVKGNGTIGIGDIFIFKEYKKIVIPIIVIIISITLAIMYKYLVFDRRKKLKRKKMKKVTDLFGVNKTT
- a CDS encoding CIR protein, which codes for MQNHKRMCNLLLEGDSYFNDENVDTQKFNKHSTIKAYCRNGGCKTNEERINALNAYIFKTFKDSIVIKKKYNHYDECLLMWVSDKLFKMHLESKGIKDKPDYMDGITLNKAYKNYLEKHKGILDYWTHLDMIPSLKEANLKYMSEFYKLLNLICKIITGYNNGSQNKKLYKYPSDCSFQYKTLYLNISKCKPYLDLLNKLKGIYDDFSSVIKKNNPNSELATKLKKLTPKDGKEMEAVRGFKTYNFSGSQCKFPPKKNTKPKKADKSSLQPSPKEEPPPQRKTPSSSQTNNASPKTKTGESSSSNVQDGSKIEIKASGNSEGNTGGASGDTGSPGSENRGPSSGLNDPISSGVEGGNKDGGANEPGISGGKSKEGASKRTEHGGTSPPGPQASNQEAGSEHKGSVGVTTQIEQKNGSDRPKGTDDGAGSTKDNPNIGENGKKGTDGGTANQITHPKSGIQSSETGNGDSNEGGADLGTGDPDSVPGGDQGSPGSGKDGGPGSEQIEQGSSGGGTRDTSSVQDGQIVIDSQGGADTSQQGRSGGSGRGTGNQGDSSHQGGDTGSGPNGESPGTDTEKGGSEGGPGSDKGGPGSDKGGSGGLDGKGAKDSQPGGSSSGSGGTGSKVGGSNDGSGDTDNGPGNLKSQQIDQSTTQDNSLKQNQRSGSLGSNPQEKTPDSQKETQPSSSDPQKVSTSSPEPQQTPTPLPATPQVEKQDSPSPPKCPEQTKDDKEKTPPIPGKESSQPQLPNYTPSQEPKLGGDKNTPDISQTGQSGEQKDPDGDTENQDRPQGDLKTHGQTPITDKGGSDDGSVGGSEDSKGGTGDADKGPSNTGGGQNDKEGLGGGSGGGLGGGSGGGSGSGPGSGSGSEQGSQEGSGGSVNGQGVKDSEPVGSGSKGGGTDSEGGGTYSEGGGAGSEPGGSGSEGGGTGSEGGGAGSIGGGTGNRVGDSNDGKRNTYNGSPSGDGGSGGQGGNDGGQGGSDGGQGGGSGSGSGGGSGSEQGSQEGSNGDKGSQNGLNRTGGDPPTHNDPSQPQKDSSQQDSNKQDSQGSQDQQNSLLPSSMEQTTTPQSPQGTSGNQNSDQTDQKGPQKPVPALATKQENPGTELKGNRITGIDGGYVLKKYKKIGISIIVILIPITLAILYKYLSSGWRKEMKRKKKMTKVINVAGVNKTIKTVINSSDGKKQIQIIIKSSSQKKQTKKSINSVNRKKSPSLNIYQLMQADPVPFINLIFLLIFFVYKRKRDFIE
- a CDS encoding CIR protein; the encoded protein is MTNTSDNLKDVYRKFATIDDYFYVTDDGQVRVDTQHKSIIQYCNYKNNSVTYDCNDYFQLVSCGFIYLLKTLKDNYKLEDDKLAEYVILWLSYKLNRHSKCSGTNLNDFYTNHIEKNEYYNKKIKDDDTTTYKDIIDKKKDLMDIKEISKFSSLFSILFYLYNVFHDKSLNCQQNLNLAKNFADIFEDLIKDTNNKEKSLYTQILSTLSDDYKNFIKIYHNKDKSCNFQTLPELTPQKISVENSEATTSSSSILNTVIPVLSTFSVISLFLGVSYKYSLFGFGKRSQKRYLRENIKK